In Acipenser ruthenus chromosome 15, fAciRut3.2 maternal haplotype, whole genome shotgun sequence, a genomic segment contains:
- the LOC117418300 gene encoding WD repeat and HMG-box DNA-binding protein 1-like, whose product MPAERKPMRYGHTEGHTDVCFDHTGKHIVTCGSDGDVRIWESLDDDDPKSINVGEKAYSMALKDGRLVTAVSNNTVQIHTFPEGAPDGILTRFTTNANHVVFSESGTHVAAGSSDFMVKVIKVSDSSQQKTLRGHDAPVLSVAIDPKDVYLASSSCDGSVAVWKISEQTQVISWNVLQKSSDVSNAKSICRLTWQPSNGKLLAVPVDKAVQLYERDSWNNVFNLSDDFITQPVNVVSWSSCGKFLAAGSVGGFMTVWNVETKECLERAKHEKGYTVCGLVWHPNGSQIAYTDTEGCLGLLDGLSPGAAKTSTTAAAAAVGKEAKDYDDLFDGDDDGLLEEDPSETRSPPKHPLLDDEDEDDLMPPLSRPRKRGAILEDDNSLDVGSLKLGVGKDAEDDDSASMVQLAPESSALRPAYEGPLPTPRQKPFQTSSTPVHLMHRFLVWNSVGIVRCYNDEQDNAIDVEFHDTSVHHSMHLTNSLGHMLADLSQEAVLLACEGTDELASKLQCLHFSSWDTNKEWMVDMPKEEDVQALCLGQGWAAAATSALLVRIFSMGGVQREIFSLPGPVVCMSAHGEQLMIVYHRGTGFDGDQSLGVQLLQFGMRRRQILHGDPLPLSKKSHLAWLGFSAEGTPCYVDSEGVVYMLNRSLGNTWTPVCNTREHCKGKSDHYWVVGIHENPQQLRCIPCKGARFPPTLPRPAIAILPFKLPYCQITTEKGQMEEQFWRSMLFHNHFDFLDASGYEFDEAGKSLVQKEQQELLMKMFALSCKLEREFRCVELAELMTQSVVTLAIRYASRSKRMALAQRLNELALEKAAEITAQQQEEEEQEDFRSRLNAGYSRTDSEWSQPRDRNQRRQQQPREEEVEEKEEEEEEDAAVEEETPECEMMEADEVPETKKQRLNPFGKGTSSPEKPAPKPVLMATKEGRVNPFKVAGAVKSPGFTAGQPRTANILDNMAKSSKKPSAPGSQAASKQKSPVLKPLLPKPKSKTQATLFQIGPKTASKKTEEKPSKEEKESRVQSENPIHAAAENTENRKPKTGFQLWLEENRKGILADHPDLDEAEIIKEGMGRFRALSAKDRLSLTEKAKGGAVGDCAEVKKRKRFEGEDGEVPVNETVEGEANSSKKKKPLGTSSKLSAFAFSKD is encoded by the exons tgactTCATGGTGAAAGTGATCAAGGTGTCCGACAGCAGTCAGCAGAAGACCCTACGAGGGCACGACGCCCCTGTCCTGAGTGTTGCTATCGACCCCAAGGATGTCTACCTG GCTTCTTCAAGCTGTGATGGCTCTGTTGCTGTCTGGAAAATCTCAGAGCAG ACTCAGGTGATCAGCTGGAACGTGTTGCAGAAGTCCAGTGACGTGAGCAACGCCAAATCGATCTGTCGCCTGACCTGGCAGCCCTCCAATGGAAAG CTGCTGGCTGTTCCTGTGGACAAGGCTGTGCAGCTGTATGAGAGAGACTCCTGGAACAATGTGTTTAATCTTTCAGATGACTTCATCACGCAG cCTGTAAATGTGGTCTCCTGGTCTTCGTGTGGGAAGTTCCTGGCTGCAGGGAGTGTTGGTGGCTTCATGACTGTGTGGAACGTGGAGACTAAGGAATGCCTGGAGAG GGCGAAGCATGAGAAAGGCTACACGGTGTGTGGTCTGGTTTGGCACCCGAATGGAAGTCAGATTGCGTACACCGATACCGAGGGCTGCCTGGGTCTGCTGGACGGGTTGTCTCCTGGCGCGGCAAAGACTTCTACG accgccgccgctgctgctgtTGGCAAGGAAGCGAAGGACTATGACGACCTGTTTGACGGAGACGATGATGGGCTACTGGAAGAGGACCCGAGTGAGACCCGCTCGCCCCCGAAACACCCCCTCCTGGATGACGAGGATGAAGACGACCTCATGCCCCCACTCAGCCGCCCCCGGAAACGCGGGGCCATTCTAGAGGATGATAACTCTTTGG ATGTGGGCTCCCTGAAGCTTGGTGTCGGGAAGGACGCGGAGGATGATGACAGTGCCAGCATGGTTCAGCTTGCTCCTGAATCCTCTGCACTCCGGCCAGCCTACGAGGGCCCCCTGCCCACCCCCCGGCAGAAACCCTTCCAGACCAGCTCCACACCTGTGCACCTCATGCACCGATTCCTG gtGTGGAACTCAGTGGGGATTGTGCGGTGCTACAATGACGAGCAGGACAATGCTATCGATGTGGAGTTTCATGACACCTCTGTGCATCACAGTATGCATCTTACCAACAGCCTGGGACACATGCTGGCAGACCTGTCCCAGGAGGCTGTGCTGCTGGCCTGCGAGGGCACAGACGAGCTTGCCAG CAAGTTACAGTGCCTCCACTTCAGCTCGTGGGACACTAACAAGGAGTGGATGGTGGACATGCCGAAGGAGGAGGATGTGCAGGCGCTGTGTCTGGGCCAGGGCTGGGCTGCAGCTGCTACCAGCGCCCTGCTGGTGCGGATCTTCTCCATGGGCGGCGTGCAGAGAGAGATCTTCAGCCTGCCGGGGCCCGTAGTCTGCATGTCTGCGCACGGGGAGCAGCTGATGATAGTCTACCACAGAG GCACAGGGTTCGATGGCGACCAGTCCTTGGGAGTTCAGCTGCTGCAGTTTGGGATGAGGAGACGACAGATTCTGCATGGggaccctctccccctctccaagAAATCACACTTGGCCTGGCTCGGCTTCTCTGCTGAAG GCACCCCATGTTATGTGGACTCGGAGGGGGTGGTGTACATGTTAAACCGGTCCCTGGGAAACACGTGGACACCTGTGTGTAACACTAGGGAGCACTGCAAGGGCAAATCGGACCATTACTGGGTGGTGGGAATCCACGAGAACCCACAGCAGCTCAG GTGTATCCCCTGTAAAGGTGCCCGGTTCCCCCCCACGCTGCCTCGCCCTGCTATCGCCATCTTGCCCTTCAAGCTGCCGTACTGTCAGATCACTACGGAGAAGGGGCAGATGGAG GAGCAGTTCTGGCGCTCCATGCTCTTTCACAATCACTTTGACTTCCTGGATGCAAGCGGGTACGAATTTGACGAGGCTGGAAAGAGCCTGGTGCAGaaagaacagcaggagctgctcATGAAGATGTTTGCA CTGTCATGTAAGCTGGAGCGGGAGTTCCGCTGTGTGGAGCTGGCGGAGTTGATGACTCAGAGTGTGGTGACTCTGGCTATCCGCTACGCCTCGCGCTCCAAGCGAATGGCGCTCGCTCAGAGACTCAACGAGCTCGCCCTGGAGAAGGCAGCTGAGATCACTGCCCAGCAACAAGAAGAGGAGGAGCAAGAGGACTTCCGCAGCCGTCTGAATGCTGG TTACAGCAGGACTGACTCAGAATGGAGTCAGCCTCGAGATAGGAACCAGAGGCGGCAGCAGCAGCCTCGTGAGGAGGAagtggaggagaaggaggaggaagaggaggaggatgcaGCAGTTGAGGAAGAGACACCCGAGTGTGAGATGATGGAGGCGGACGAAGTTCCAGAGACAAAGAAACAGA GGCTGAATCCCTTCGGCAAAGGCACGAGTTCACCTGAAAAGCCAGCTCCAAAGCCTG TGCTCATGGCCACCAAAGAAGGACGAGTCAACCCTTTTAAG GTCGCGGGTGCTGTGAAGTCCCCTGGCTTCACTGCTGGACAGCCCCGCACAGCAAACATCCTGGACAACATGGCAAAATCCAGCAAGAAGCCGTCTGCCCCGGGCAGCCAGGCAGCCAGCAAACAGAAATCCCCTGTGCTGAAGCCTCTGCTGCCCAAACCGAAGTCCAAG ACCCAGGCCACATTATTCCAGATTGGTCCTAAAACTGCAAGTAAAAAGACAGAAGAAAAACCAAGCAAAGAGGAAAAGGAGAGCAGAGTTCAATCAGAGAATCCTATCCATGCTGCTgctgaaaacacagaaaatagaAA GCCAAAGACGGGGTTCCAGCTGTGGCTGGAGGAGAACCGGAAGGGGATTCTGGCGGATCATCCCGATCTGGACGAGGCTGAAATCATCAAGGAGGGAATGGGCCGCTTCCGGGCTCTGTCTGCCAAAGACAGGCTG TCCTTGACGGAGAAGGCGAAAGGAGGAGCTGTGGGAGACTGTGCCGAGGTGAAGAAGAGAAAGCGATTCGAGGGAGAAGATGGAGAGGTGCCGGTGAACGAGACCGTTGAAGGGGAAGCAAATTCGTCCAAGAAAAAGAAACCACTGGGCACTTCCTCCAAGCTCTCTGCGTTTGCATTCAGCAAGGACTGA
- the gch1 gene encoding GTP cyclohydrolase 1 isoform X1: MDHAKQTQSEKPPAYSTDSVNGHVEERAPVLKSPNRTGGPQVVPGEETRSHTSAVMESWKEERTRSIEDNEMNLPGIAAAYTSILRGLGEDPLRQGLLKTPRRAATAMQFFTKGYQEKISDVLNNAIFDEDHDEMVIVKDIDMFSMCEHHLVPFIGKVHIGYLPNKRVVGLSKLARIVEIYSRRLQVQERLTKQIAVAITESLQPSGVGVVIEASHMCMVMRGVQKMNSKTVTSTMLGVFREDPKTREEFLKLIKD; the protein is encoded by the exons ATGGATCACGCGAAACAAACGCAGTCTGAAAAACCACCTGCCTATTCTACAGACTCTGTCAACGGACATGTGGAGGAGAGAGCGCCGGTTCTGAAGTCGCCCAACCGGACCGGTGGTCCGCAGGTAGTGCCCGGTGAGGAGACGAGATCGCACACGTCGGCTGTCATGGAGAGCTGGAAAGAGGAACGCACTCGGAGCATAGAGGATAACGAGATGAACCTGCCCGGCATCGCCGCAGCGTACACATCTATCCTTAGGGGTCTGGGAGAAGACCCACTCCGACAAGGGCTTCTGAAAACCCCGCGGAGAGCCGCCACCGCCATGCAGTTCTTCACCAAGGGCTACCAGGAGAAAATATCAG ATGTGCTGAACAACGCTATCTTTGACGAGGACCATGACGAGATGGTGATTGTGAAAGACATCGACATGTTCTCGATGTGTGAGCACCACCTGGTGCCCTTCATTGGCAAG GTGCATATAGGTTACCTCCCCAACAAGAGAGTCGTGGGTCTGAGCAAACTGGCCAG AATCGTTGAAATCTATAGCAGAAGATTACAAg tccaGGAGAGGCTGACGAAGCAGATCGCCGTCGCCATCACAGAGTCTCTGCAGCCGTCTGGAGTGGGTGTCGTGATCGAGGCCAG TCACATGTGCATGGTGATGCGTGGTGTGCAGAAGATGAACAGCAAGACTGTGACCAGCACCATGCTGGGTGTGTTCAGGGAGGACCCCAAAACCAGAGAGGAGTTCCTGAAACTGATCAAGGACTGA
- the gch1 gene encoding GTP cyclohydrolase 1 isoform X2, with translation MDHAKQTQSEKPPAYSTDSVNGHVEERAPVLKSPNRTGGPQVVPGEETRSHTSAVMESWKEERTRSIEDNEMNLPGIAAAYTSILRGLGEDPLRQGLLKTPRRAATAMQFFTKGYQEKISDVLNNAIFDEDHDEMVIVKDIDMFSMCEHHLVPFIGKVSIGYLPNKKVIGVSKLARIVEIYSRRLQVQERLTKQIAVAITESLQPSGVGVVIEASHMCMVMRGVQKMNSKTVTSTMLGVFREDPKTREEFLKLIKD, from the exons ATGGATCACGCGAAACAAACGCAGTCTGAAAAACCACCTGCCTATTCTACAGACTCTGTCAACGGACATGTGGAGGAGAGAGCGCCGGTTCTGAAGTCGCCCAACCGGACCGGTGGTCCGCAGGTAGTGCCCGGTGAGGAGACGAGATCGCACACGTCGGCTGTCATGGAGAGCTGGAAAGAGGAACGCACTCGGAGCATAGAGGATAACGAGATGAACCTGCCCGGCATCGCCGCAGCGTACACATCTATCCTTAGGGGTCTGGGAGAAGACCCACTCCGACAAGGGCTTCTGAAAACCCCGCGGAGAGCCGCCACCGCCATGCAGTTCTTCACCAAGGGCTACCAGGAGAAAATATCAG ATGTGCTGAACAACGCTATCTTTGACGAGGACCATGACGAGATGGTGATTGTGAAAGACATCGACATGTTCTCGATGTGTGAGCACCACCTGGTGCCCTTCATTGGCAAG GTGTCCATTGGTTATTTGCCCAACAAAAAGGTGATAggcgtcagcaagctggccag AATCGTTGAAATCTATAGCAGAAGATTACAAg tccaGGAGAGGCTGACGAAGCAGATCGCCGTCGCCATCACAGAGTCTCTGCAGCCGTCTGGAGTGGGTGTCGTGATCGAGGCCAG TCACATGTGCATGGTGATGCGTGGTGTGCAGAAGATGAACAGCAAGACTGTGACCAGCACCATGCTGGGTGTGTTCAGGGAGGACCCCAAAACCAGAGAGGAGTTCCTGAAACTGATCAAGGACTGA
- the gch1 gene encoding GTP cyclohydrolase 1 isoform X3 yields the protein MESWKEERTRSIEDNEMNLPGIAAAYTSILRGLGEDPLRQGLLKTPRRAATAMQFFTKGYQEKISDVLNNAIFDEDHDEMVIVKDIDMFSMCEHHLVPFIGKVHIGYLPNKRVVGLSKLARIVEIYSRRLQVQERLTKQIAVAITESLQPSGVGVVIEASHMCMVMRGVQKMNSKTVTSTMLGVFREDPKTREEFLKLIKD from the exons ATGGAGAGCTGGAAAGAGGAACGCACTCGGAGCATAGAGGATAACGAGATGAACCTGCCCGGCATCGCCGCAGCGTACACATCTATCCTTAGGGGTCTGGGAGAAGACCCACTCCGACAAGGGCTTCTGAAAACCCCGCGGAGAGCCGCCACCGCCATGCAGTTCTTCACCAAGGGCTACCAGGAGAAAATATCAG ATGTGCTGAACAACGCTATCTTTGACGAGGACCATGACGAGATGGTGATTGTGAAAGACATCGACATGTTCTCGATGTGTGAGCACCACCTGGTGCCCTTCATTGGCAAG GTGCATATAGGTTACCTCCCCAACAAGAGAGTCGTGGGTCTGAGCAAACTGGCCAG AATCGTTGAAATCTATAGCAGAAGATTACAAg tccaGGAGAGGCTGACGAAGCAGATCGCCGTCGCCATCACAGAGTCTCTGCAGCCGTCTGGAGTGGGTGTCGTGATCGAGGCCAG TCACATGTGCATGGTGATGCGTGGTGTGCAGAAGATGAACAGCAAGACTGTGACCAGCACCATGCTGGGTGTGTTCAGGGAGGACCCCAAAACCAGAGAGGAGTTCCTGAAACTGATCAAGGACTGA